The following coding sequences lie in one Myxococcus xanthus genomic window:
- a CDS encoding type I polyketide synthase yields MTTFAEKIAQYSPKRLALLAMDLKSRLDAVEGSRSEPVAIIGMGCRFPGGGNDPASYWNLLCSGVDAVTEVPSSRWMREDMARMDPEAQEKLGAKWGAFINAVDQFDADFFGISPHEAHRMDPQQRILLEVAWEALENAGQDMSRLAGSRTGVFVGVYSDDYALLQVGNPSARDSSSVTGAINCVVPGRLSYLLDFQGPSLSVDTACSSSLVALHLAAQSLRQQECSMALACGVNLILSPLSSSRVSRAQALAPDGRCKTFDARANGFVRGEGCGVVVLKRLSDALAAGDTVLALIRGSAVNQDGKSAGLTAPNVLAQKALIRQALQSANLEPADIDCVEAHGTGTSLGDPIEMEALHEVYAQGRTAERSLVVGAAKTNIGHLESAAGIAGIIKMVLSMQHGAVPPLAHFQRLNPRIDFGGEALTVPTKLYPWPAQETRRRRGAVSSFGISGTNAHVILEEAPVASAAPAAPSQGAYLLPLSARSPAALQALARKYADVLTSSPEVSLRDVCFTAALRRTHHEYRIAVAGDSAGAVARQLREFALEGPAPAATDTDTRRKAVFVFPGQGSQWAGMGRQLLEQEPVFREAVERIDTAMRPHVTWRLADVLRAPAEDSRLQDIDVVQPVLFAMAVALSALWRSWGVAPDAVVGHSMGEVAAAHVAGALSLEDAAAIICLRSKLLRRISGQGAMLATELTLEDARKTLAGREDRVAIAVSNSPTSTVLSGENAALESIRAELESRNVFCRWVKVDVASHSPQVDPLRDELLSVLSTVRPGRSSVPILSTVTGASCDGSGFDAAYWVRNLRDPVLFSSSVLQLAEAGHSVFLEMSPHPILLPSVERCLQHVGREGVTLPSLRREEAERTVLLESVGALYRARFPVQWKRFFPEGGTPLPLPTYPWQHKRYWLDAVATPVAAMVEPVTSLKGRPVSVAHGVDGQVFELELGSNSLPWLGAHRLGGVAVVPASALVELGLSAAADALGTGDRVLSGVEFERALVLTETPRRLVQVHLSSEAGGKHEFHIHSRAVGGASSETGWVRHCRGHVQVLSASLGALASIDAVRARCVEHVPGAAVYGELERCNVQYDEPLRTLGEAWRRPGEALGRVVLGAERLQEASQYQLHPALLDAGLQTLAIALAAEPGQAALFMPLGLESFECVPGSVDVRWAHVSISSASRPEERLGTLSLLDADGRPVAVARGVRLRHVAADRLLEVLGEVRAQDWFLDVTWEARPAGTPQAAPTDWLVFADRGGWGAAFAEELRRQGSPFVTVTAGDAFQRQGTRSFVVDPQRPEDMARLLRELPALSAGHEGRALFLWGLDETLDGQTAVPASTVAALHLVKALMEVPGRARLWVVTRGAQVTGVGTERVSLAQAPLWGMGRSVSLEQPGVWGGLIDLPPTRSPEEVTSVLREVSAFGTDGEDQLAFRDGRSLVPRLTRGRAGTAEEALRLRSDATYLVSGGLGGLGLKVARWLVERGARHLVLLGRSGVSGASDAASVRRREELESLRALGATVTPMAADVADRERMVALLRDTAATLPPLRGVIHAAALITECRLEDLDVAAATAMMRPKVLGSWVLHELTRGLELDFFVMFSSTSTLWGASGLAHYAAGNQFLEALAHHRRAEGLPATTIHWGTWDEIGGERADNARGYARFGLNPMASERALDAMGQVLRSGVSHKTVASVDWSVLKPIWEARRRRPFLLNMGAASPATGGGATARARLLSELKALPADRRFDTLVQRIQGEVGRILGFAPSDLPPADRGFFQMGMTSQMSVELRNVLQRGLEKELPASLAFDHPTVLALAKRLAGSVTAVDIPLPTVAAAPVQKSSPVPSDIGDLSERLAQVTELSDDEVERLIAQKLS; encoded by the coding sequence ATGACGACGTTCGCGGAGAAGATTGCGCAGTACTCCCCCAAGCGGCTCGCGCTGCTGGCGATGGACCTCAAGTCGCGGCTCGACGCGGTGGAGGGCAGCCGGTCGGAGCCCGTGGCCATCATCGGCATGGGCTGCCGCTTCCCAGGCGGAGGGAACGACCCGGCGTCGTACTGGAACCTCCTGTGCAGCGGCGTGGACGCCGTCACCGAGGTGCCATCCTCGCGGTGGATGCGTGAGGACATGGCGCGGATGGACCCCGAGGCCCAGGAGAAGCTGGGCGCGAAGTGGGGCGCCTTCATCAACGCGGTGGACCAGTTCGACGCGGACTTCTTCGGCATCTCTCCGCACGAAGCGCATCGGATGGACCCTCAGCAGCGCATCCTCCTGGAAGTGGCGTGGGAGGCGCTGGAGAACGCGGGCCAGGACATGTCTCGGCTGGCGGGGAGCCGCACGGGCGTGTTCGTGGGCGTGTACAGCGACGACTACGCGCTGTTGCAGGTGGGCAACCCGTCCGCCCGTGACTCCAGCAGCGTGACGGGCGCCATCAACTGCGTGGTGCCGGGGCGGCTGTCGTACCTCCTGGACTTCCAGGGGCCCAGCCTGTCCGTGGACACCGCGTGTTCGTCATCCCTGGTGGCATTACATCTGGCCGCGCAGAGTCTCCGCCAGCAGGAGTGCTCCATGGCGCTGGCGTGCGGCGTCAACCTCATCCTGTCGCCGCTGTCGTCGAGCCGTGTGTCCCGCGCCCAGGCGCTCGCGCCGGATGGACGCTGCAAGACCTTCGATGCCCGCGCCAACGGCTTCGTGCGGGGCGAGGGCTGCGGCGTGGTCGTCCTCAAGCGGCTGTCAGATGCGCTGGCGGCGGGGGACACCGTCCTCGCGCTCATTCGGGGCTCCGCCGTCAACCAGGACGGCAAGTCGGCGGGGTTGACGGCGCCCAACGTGCTCGCGCAGAAGGCGCTCATCCGGCAGGCGCTCCAGAGCGCGAACCTGGAACCCGCCGACATCGACTGCGTCGAGGCCCACGGCACCGGGACTTCGTTGGGTGACCCCATCGAGATGGAGGCGCTCCACGAGGTGTATGCCCAGGGGCGCACCGCGGAGCGGTCGCTGGTGGTGGGCGCGGCGAAGACGAACATCGGCCACCTCGAGTCGGCCGCGGGCATCGCGGGCATCATCAAGATGGTCCTGTCGATGCAGCACGGGGCCGTCCCGCCGCTCGCGCACTTCCAGCGGCTCAACCCCCGCATCGACTTCGGCGGTGAGGCCCTCACCGTTCCCACGAAGCTGTACCCCTGGCCCGCGCAGGAGACGCGCAGGCGCCGGGGCGCGGTCAGCTCGTTTGGCATCAGCGGAACGAATGCCCATGTGATTCTCGAAGAGGCCCCCGTGGCTTCGGCGGCGCCCGCTGCGCCTTCTCAAGGGGCGTATCTGCTGCCTCTGTCCGCGCGCTCACCCGCCGCGCTTCAAGCGTTGGCCCGGAAGTACGCGGACGTCCTTACGTCGTCCCCGGAGGTGTCGCTCCGGGATGTCTGCTTCACCGCGGCGCTGCGGCGGACCCACCACGAGTACCGGATAGCTGTCGCGGGGGACTCGGCGGGGGCGGTGGCGCGGCAGCTTCGGGAGTTCGCCTTGGAGGGACCTGCTCCGGCGGCGACGGACACGGATACCCGGCGCAAGGCGGTCTTCGTGTTCCCGGGGCAGGGCTCGCAGTGGGCCGGCATGGGGCGGCAGCTCCTCGAACAGGAGCCTGTCTTCCGTGAGGCCGTGGAGCGCATCGACACGGCCATGCGGCCCCACGTCACGTGGCGTCTGGCCGACGTGCTGCGCGCACCCGCCGAGGACTCCCGGCTTCAGGACATCGACGTCGTGCAGCCGGTGTTGTTCGCCATGGCGGTGGCGCTGTCCGCGCTGTGGCGCTCCTGGGGCGTCGCGCCGGACGCGGTAGTGGGGCACAGCATGGGCGAGGTGGCCGCGGCGCACGTCGCGGGCGCGCTCTCCCTGGAGGACGCGGCGGCCATCATCTGCCTGCGCAGCAAGCTCCTGCGGCGCATCAGCGGCCAGGGGGCCATGCTCGCGACGGAGCTGACCCTGGAGGACGCGCGCAAGACGCTGGCGGGCCGCGAGGACCGCGTGGCCATCGCGGTCAGCAACAGTCCGACCTCCACGGTGCTGTCGGGGGAGAATGCCGCGCTCGAATCAATTCGCGCCGAGCTGGAGTCGCGCAACGTCTTCTGCCGCTGGGTGAAGGTCGACGTGGCTTCGCACAGTCCGCAGGTGGACCCGCTGCGTGACGAGCTGCTCTCCGTGCTCTCGACGGTGCGGCCCGGACGCTCCAGCGTGCCCATTCTCTCCACGGTGACCGGCGCCTCCTGCGACGGCTCCGGCTTTGATGCCGCCTACTGGGTCCGCAATCTGCGCGACCCGGTGCTCTTCTCCTCGTCGGTGCTGCAACTCGCCGAGGCGGGGCACTCCGTCTTCCTGGAGATGAGCCCGCACCCGATTCTGCTTCCCTCCGTGGAGCGGTGTCTGCAGCACGTGGGGCGCGAGGGCGTGACGCTTCCGTCCCTGCGCCGCGAGGAGGCCGAGCGGACGGTGCTGCTGGAGTCCGTGGGCGCGTTGTACCGCGCGAGATTCCCCGTGCAGTGGAAGCGCTTCTTCCCGGAGGGTGGGACGCCGCTCCCGCTGCCCACCTATCCCTGGCAGCACAAGCGGTACTGGCTGGATGCGGTGGCCACGCCCGTGGCCGCGATGGTCGAGCCGGTGACGTCTCTCAAGGGCCGGCCGGTGAGCGTGGCTCACGGCGTCGATGGCCAGGTCTTCGAGCTGGAACTGGGGAGCAACTCGCTGCCGTGGCTCGGTGCGCACCGGTTGGGTGGCGTCGCGGTCGTTCCAGCCTCGGCGCTGGTGGAGCTCGGGCTGAGCGCCGCCGCCGATGCGTTGGGCACTGGGGACCGGGTGCTGTCCGGCGTCGAGTTCGAGCGGGCGCTGGTGCTGACGGAGACCCCGCGGCGGCTCGTGCAGGTCCACCTCTCTTCGGAGGCAGGAGGCAAGCACGAGTTCCACATCCACAGCCGCGCGGTGGGCGGGGCCTCGTCCGAGACGGGATGGGTGCGCCATTGCCGGGGCCATGTCCAGGTGCTCAGTGCTTCCCTGGGCGCGTTGGCGTCCATCGACGCGGTCCGTGCGCGCTGTGTGGAGCATGTCCCGGGCGCGGCGGTCTACGGCGAGCTGGAGCGCTGCAACGTCCAGTACGACGAGCCGCTGCGGACACTGGGCGAGGCGTGGCGGCGGCCGGGGGAGGCGCTGGGCCGGGTGGTACTGGGCGCGGAGCGACTTCAGGAAGCGTCCCAGTATCAGCTTCATCCCGCGTTGCTGGACGCCGGGCTCCAGACGCTGGCGATTGCGCTGGCGGCCGAGCCAGGGCAGGCGGCGCTCTTCATGCCCCTGGGGCTCGAATCCTTCGAGTGCGTCCCTGGCAGCGTGGACGTCCGGTGGGCTCACGTATCCATTTCGTCCGCGTCTCGTCCTGAGGAGCGGCTGGGCACACTGTCCCTGCTGGACGCGGATGGTCGCCCGGTCGCGGTGGCGCGCGGTGTCCGGTTGCGGCACGTGGCGGCGGATCGGCTGCTCGAGGTGTTGGGGGAGGTCCGCGCGCAGGACTGGTTCCTCGACGTGACGTGGGAGGCGCGGCCGGCGGGGACACCCCAGGCGGCTCCCACGGATTGGCTTGTGTTCGCGGACCGGGGTGGTTGGGGCGCGGCCTTCGCCGAGGAACTGCGGCGTCAGGGCAGCCCTTTTGTCACGGTGACCGCGGGGGACGCCTTCCAGCGCCAGGGTACGCGAAGCTTCGTGGTGGACCCGCAGCGGCCGGAGGACATGGCGCGCTTGCTGCGAGAGCTTCCAGCGCTCTCGGCAGGACACGAAGGCCGGGCGCTCTTCCTGTGGGGCCTCGACGAAACGTTGGATGGGCAGACGGCAGTACCCGCGTCCACGGTGGCGGCGCTGCACCTGGTGAAGGCCCTCATGGAGGTGCCAGGGCGTGCGCGGCTCTGGGTCGTGACGCGGGGTGCGCAGGTCACGGGCGTGGGGACCGAACGTGTGTCGCTGGCCCAGGCGCCTCTGTGGGGCATGGGCCGGAGCGTCTCGCTGGAACAGCCGGGCGTGTGGGGCGGCCTCATCGACCTGCCGCCGACGCGGTCGCCAGAAGAAGTCACCTCGGTGCTGCGGGAAGTCTCCGCGTTCGGAACGGATGGAGAGGACCAGCTCGCCTTCCGCGATGGGCGCTCGCTGGTTCCCCGGCTCACACGTGGACGAGCGGGGACGGCCGAGGAGGCCCTGCGCCTGCGCTCGGACGCGACGTACCTCGTCTCGGGAGGCCTGGGCGGGCTGGGGCTGAAGGTGGCGCGGTGGCTGGTGGAGCGGGGCGCGCGGCACCTGGTGCTGCTGGGCCGCAGTGGGGTCTCCGGAGCGAGCGATGCGGCGTCGGTGCGGCGCCGCGAGGAGCTCGAGTCGCTCCGGGCGCTCGGGGCGACTGTCACGCCCATGGCCGCGGACGTGGCGGACCGCGAGCGGATGGTGGCACTCCTACGCGACACGGCGGCGACGCTGCCTCCGCTGCGCGGTGTGATTCATGCCGCCGCGCTCATCACGGAGTGCCGGCTGGAGGACCTGGATGTCGCCGCCGCGACGGCGATGATGCGTCCGAAGGTGCTCGGAAGCTGGGTGCTGCACGAGCTGACGCGCGGGCTCGAACTCGACTTCTTCGTGATGTTCTCGTCGACGTCCACGCTGTGGGGCGCCTCCGGCCTGGCGCACTACGCGGCGGGAAACCAGTTCCTGGAAGCGCTGGCTCACCACCGCCGGGCCGAAGGGCTGCCCGCGACCACCATTCATTGGGGGACGTGGGACGAGATTGGCGGCGAGCGCGCCGACAACGCACGGGGCTACGCACGCTTCGGGTTGAACCCCATGGCCTCGGAGCGCGCGCTTGATGCGATGGGACAGGTGCTGCGGTCGGGCGTGAGCCACAAGACGGTCGCCTCCGTGGACTGGTCCGTGCTCAAGCCCATCTGGGAGGCTCGGCGTCGCCGGCCCTTCCTGCTGAACATGGGCGCGGCGTCGCCGGCCACAGGTGGTGGGGCCACCGCGCGCGCACGGTTGCTCTCGGAGTTGAAGGCGCTCCCTGCCGATCGCCGGTTCGACACGCTCGTGCAGCGCATCCAGGGCGAGGTGGGGCGCATTCTCGGCTTCGCTCCCAGCGACCTGCCCCCCGCGGACCGTGGCTTCTTCCAGATGGGGATGACGTCCCAGATGTCCGTGGAGCTGCGCAACGTGTTGCAGCGCGGACTCGAGAAGGAGCTGCCGGCGAGTCTCGCGTTCGACCATCCCACCGTCCTGGCGCTGGCGAAGCGTCTGGCGGGGAGCGTCACCGCGGTGGACATCCCGCTGCCCACGGTGGCGGCGGCTCCCGTGCAGAAGTCATCCCCGGTGCCTTCGGACATCGGTGACCTGTCGGAGCGGCTGGCGCAGGTCACCGAGCTGTCGGACGACGAAGTCGAGCGGTTGATTGCCCAGAAGCTGAGCTGA